One Trichormus variabilis 0441 genomic window, TCTTTCTGCTGATGATTAACAGTCATGTTGTGGTTAACCCCTTGGATTTACGCTTGTTTTCTGGGATAGTGTCTTGTTGCTGTTTTGTTTGAGAGCTGCATATCAGCTACGCTGGGAAAAATGCGATCGCCTAATGCACAGAAATATTTGATAATTCTACTAACTCAATTGTAGTTAAGTACCCCCACTCGCCTTTGTTCCCTGCTCTGGCAAAGACGCTACGCCAATGCTGAGAGTGAGGATTTGCCCGATACGTTAACCACCAAATTCCCCCCATCGATTCCGCAAATGTTGAACTATTGTTGCAACTCTTAACGTTTTGCCTACCAGTTTACCTCTGCACCTTGGTAGACTGAATTTTATACAAACTAATTATTGTCGGCTGTTGCGCTTTGTGAGAGCCTAAACTTGGTTCTTCGGGTGTACTCAAGATAATCAAGACAAAAGAGCAATTAGGACATGGTAGATTCCCTAAAAAAACCAGGCTTTGAAGAAATCCGTCCGGGCGTTAAAGTCCCGGCAAAAGAAACTCTATTAACACCCCGGTTTTACACCACTGATTTTGATGAGATGGCACGGATGGACATCTCCGTCAATGAAGACGAGTTACTAGCCATTCTGGAAGAATTCCGGACTGACTATAACCGCCATCACTTTGTTCGGGATGCCGAGTTTGAAAAATCCTGGGATCACATTGACGGGGATACTCGCCGCTTGTTCGTAGAATTTCTCGAACGGTCTTGTACAGCAGAATTCTCCGGCTTTTTGCTTTACAAAGAACTCGGTCGCCGTTTGAAAGATAAAAGCCCAGTTTTGGCAGAGTGCTTTAACCTCATGTCACGGGACGAAGCGCGTCATGCAGGCTTTTTGAACAAAGCGATGTCAGACTTTAACCTGTCTCTTGACTTAGGGTTTTTAACTAAGAGCCGTAACTATACCTTCTTTAAGCCAAAATTCATTTTCTACGCTACCTACCTTTCAGAAAAGATTGGTTACTGGCGCTATATCACCATTTATCGCCACTTGGAAGCACATCCAGAAGACAGAATTTATCCAATTTTCCGGTTCTTTGAGAACTGGTGTCAGGATGAAAACCGTCACGGAGATTTCTTTGATGCCATCATGAAATCTCAGCCACAAATGTTGAACGACTGGAAGGCGAAACTGTGGAGTCGTTTCTTCCTGTTGTCGGTGTTTGCGACGATGTATCTCAATGATATTCAACGTAAAGACTTCTACGCTTCCATCGGTTTAGATGCACGAGATTACGACATCTACGTGATTAAGAAGACCAATGAAACCGCAGGTAGAGTATTTCCAGTAATTCTGGATGTGGATAGCCCAGAATTTTACGAACGCTTAGATATATGTGTTGAGAATAGCGAAAAATTGAGTGCGATCGCTAGCTCTAATACTCCTAAGTTCCTGCAATTCTTCCAGAAATTACCAGTATTAGCATCTACTGGCTGGCAATTATTACGCCTGTACTTGATGAAACCAATTGATGCTGTTTCTGCCCAAGGCGCAGCGCGTTAAGTTGTAACATTTTTTTCAATGCTCAGTGGTTCTGTTTTACACAGAGCCACTTTTTTTATGTCAAAAATCTACTAGAAGACGCGATTCATCGCGTCTCTACAAATGGTTTATACGTAAGTCCTCATCTCATCAATATCACCCTCAAGGGTACTGTCAGTATATGGGGATCAGCCGTTAGGTTAGTTATGTAGTTTCCCAGTAAACAATTGTATGACAGACCTAATAGACCCATCTCAAATTATTGTTAGACCAAGACCAACTTTACTTTCAACTTTTGAATTGTTGGTGAAACCAATTGCTCCTGTTGGTTCTGGCCCTAGTGTTGTAGCGCGTACGGTTATCCAAGGTTACTTTTTAACCATTGCCAATACCAGTAACTCAGATATCAAAGTACGGTTACAATTTACTGCCACAACCCCAGAATTAGATTTAACTAATACTGTTACTATCACCGATGTTCAAGGTGTAAACGACTTTTCTGACCTCACCCCTATTGTTGGTGATCCCAAAAGATTTATCTTTAATTTAGGTATTGGTGCTAACGACACAGCTTTATTTACCCTGTTGCCTGATGTCAGCAAACCAGAGGTAATCAAAGCTAACTCTCTGGAAGTCCGGGGCTATGTGGAAATTGCTTTAACATCTCCATCTGGTTCTGTGAGGTTGTTGCTGACACCAGAACACCGTGGTACATTTGTACCGCAAAACTTTGATGCTGTTCGCGCTCCTGATTTTGACCAATTAGTTTATGCTTTGCCTACATCCACCGGACAAAGTGAGTTTACCCTGACAGGCCCTGCCAAACCTAACAAGGAATTCAAGTTAGAAATTAAAGAGATTGAGAAACTAGTTGAGAACAAACTGGCAGAAACATTACCAGTAACACCCCAGGCACAAATACCAAATGACCTACAGCGAGTTATCGGTCTGATGGCTCAACGTCTGGATGAGTTAGAACAACGTACTGTCAGTAACGGCAATGGACGCGCTTTTATCCAAGCGGAGGAACGCCCTAGCGTTGGTCACCACGTAGTTAATCAATAGGGGCAGTATTCATGATAGTAATTGTCGCCAGTCGCCACGATAAAGCCGCCGAGGCACTGGCTCTTCGTTGGATGGCTTATGATGCCAAACTGTTAACAGTTGAAGATTTTTCGGTAGCGGGATGGCGACATTACTTAGATTCTCCCCTTGATTCTACAGCTGTAATTGGTGGGCAGGCGATCGCAGTTGCCAAAATTACTGGCGTTCTCACCCGCCTACCTTACCTTCCTGAACAGGAATTACTGCACATTGCCCCAGAAGACCGCGCCTATGTGGCAGCAGAAATGAATGCTTTCCTCGTTTCTTGGTTATCTGGGTTACCATGTCCCGTTTTAAATCGACCAACGCCAACATATTTACTAGGGCCTAATTGGCGACCACAGCAATGGGCTTATGCAGCCGCTCAAATTGGTATACCTGTGCGTCCGGTCAGACGACAAGTGACATTATCTGCGCCTATCCAGGCTCAAGTTTTAGAAAAACCACCTGTAACTGTGACCGTTGTGGGTCATCGTTGTCTTGGCCAGGTAGATGATAACCTGGCGAATCATGCCAAACGCCTCGCTTGTGCGGCGAAGGTTGACCTGTTGACAGTGCAGTTTAGCAGCAGTGAAGCTAACGCAGAGTTTTTAAATGCTGAGTTGTGGGCTGATATTTCTCACCCAGAAATATGTGATGCCATTTTGGAACATTTGAGTGGAGGGGATGGCAAATGTTGATTTTGTTGTGGGGACTTCCTGAGGATTCACCTTTAGCCGCCGTTTACTCAGAATTGATAAGTCTGGGCATTCCCACCATACTGCTGAACCAACGAGATATTTTAGCAACAGAAATTGAATTATTTGTGGGGGAATCAGTGCAAGGTGTGCTTCGGACTCCACAGCAAACAATTGACCTGAGTGCAGTCACGGCTGCTTACATTCGCCCCTACGACTCACGTCGCCTACCCCAAATAGAACAAGCTGGTATCCATAGTTTAGCTTGGCAGCAGGCGATCGCGATCGATGATACTTTGTTATGTTGGTCGGAAATAACCCCAGCCTTGGTAATTAACCGTCCCGCCGCGATGGCTCCTAATGGTTCCAAACCCTACCAACTAGAGCAGATTCGTCAGCTAGGCTTCCAGATTCCGGCAACCTTAGTGACTACAGACCCCAAGGCTGTGCAAGCCTTTTGGCAACAACATGGCAATATTATTTACAAGTCCATCAGTGGTATTCGCAGCAAAGTCTCCCGCCTCAACCCAGAACATCTAGAACGCCTGGCCAATGTATCCTGGTGTCCGACTCAGTTCCAGCAGTATATCCCTGGTAGAGATTATCGAGTTCATGTAGTGGGTACAGAAGTTTTTGCTAGTGAAGTGATTTCCCCAGCCGATGATTATCGTTATGTAGCCCAAAATGAAGAGTCTACAGTTATCCGCCCTGGTGAAATTCCCCAAGAGGTAGAAGCAAAATGTCTGGTCTTAGCTCAAGCCATCAACTTACCCCTTTGCGGTATAGATTTACGCCAAACACCAGAAGGTGAATGGTACTGCTTTGAAGTCAATCCTTCCCCTGGGTTTACCTACTATGAATATGCTACCAGTCAACCGATTAGTAGAGCGATCGCTCATTTACTCGCAGCAGGTAAAATAGATACGGCAATTACTGAAAAGCACGGGAGCAAATTACCAAAAATCACCGTCAGCAACACTTAAAAACCATCCAGATGTCATACCAATGCTTAAAGGTTTGAGAAGCCAACTACCACTGCTGTTAACATTCTGCTTATTCACAAGCCTGCTACCTGCTTCTGGCTCAGTTTTATGTTCTGCTGTTGCCTATGAGGGATATGAAACAGCAGGTAGTCAAGGTACTGATGGGCGGGAGGGTAGAAATGGCCGTGATGGAGACAATCAAACTATCTTTGTTGATGGTTCACCAGTAAATCTTGACCTATCTGGTGAAGACGGTGAAGACGGTGAAGATGGTGAACGAGGCGACAGACCTGATTGTGGGAAGCAACCCAACAACCCCAGCTATGACATTCATGCACGTCATGGCGGTGCAGGTGGGAATGGTGGCGCAGGTGGAAATGGCGGTAACGGTGGTTGGCTGACTGTTTACTACGCAAATTTGGCAGACTTGCGAAAAATTTTTGTGCGTGCAACTTCTGGAGACGGTGGGCGAGGTGGTCGGGGTGGTAATGGTACGGCTGGTTGTAATTGTCGGCGACGCAATTGGGAGATAGAAACCTGTAAAGGTACTCCGGGTACTGCTGATTATAAATGTACAAAGAAACGCTACAGGTGTTACGACGGCCAAGATGGGCGTGATGGTAGTGATGGAAAGAACGGTGAAAGAGGGCGTTTAGGAATTCTCAGTATTGTTAATAGCAAGGAACCTTTAGCTGCTGACAATCCCACCTTGACACTAAATTTGGCGGAAATTCCAGGGAAAAAGTTAAATCTATCGAAAAACAAATGGAATCTGCGACCAGGCTCAACTTCTTTGCTTGCACCTGGTTCTGTTATTGGTGATGAGTACCGAGAATTTACCCAGCGTTTAGAACAAACTGTGCAAATAGTCTGGCAAGAGAAACAACCCATCAGCAGTTTTGCTAATCAAAGCCTGACTGTAAGTTTAAATGACGATAAACAAGTAGAAGTCAATTTCCCGGAAGATTTGTGGTTAGCTGGTAGCACCAGTAGCCAGGCTAACTTGACAACATTCACTGTCAACCATGCTATTCCCAGACAAGATGTGACGCGGTTAGCTGTGGCAGAATTTGCCGATGCGGGAGAAAAGCTGAACTTAAAAATCGTTGATTTAGCTGGGAAATCTGATGCACTTGAAACTCAGTTTCGCGTCAAATTCAGGACAAAAGATAACTCCGGTGGCTTTTCTGACTACAAAACTGTATATGAAGGTGATATCCCCAAAGAACTTGTCACCCGTGACTATAATCGTTTTACCTTGGCTTTGGGTAAGTTAAAAATTCCCTCTGATGCCCTAACTCCTGGCATAAATGTTGATATTGAAATATTAGCTACCCGTTCTTTGGCTGGACGTTCTGCCAAGCAGAGGATTAATTGGCAAGGGGCAATTCGTCGAGAAAGATAGAGCGGAAAGGGATACTCCTGAGGAATATAGGTCACAAGTCACGACGAAGAGGGAAAGAGGTTTTTTCTCTCATTCGTAGTGTGAGCAAATCATATTAGATACTTAATTAATTGGGTAATTTCCCTGAACTTCATACTTTCTTTACAGGAATCACCAGAAAACTGGCTTTTCTTCACCTGAAAAACAAAGTAGCTGCTTACTAGAGGGATTACACTGAGTCTGGATAAAATTTAACCAAACCACGTTGATAAATTCTATGTACAAATAATATTACCTAAGTTGTGAGATTCTGATTCTTCTCTGCGCTAGCTTGATGAGCTGAGGAGATAAATTAGAGATTCATCTGACTTATGTTGATGGGAAAGTCACTAGCTTTTGAAAATGATCCGGATAAGAATTTCATAATCCATAAACAGGATACTATGAAGAGTTTATATTTGTATACTGATTTTTATATTAAGGATGGTAGACTTACTGAGGTGCAACTCTTTTAGATAAATTGATTGTGGTGTTCCATTACATAGGAAATAATTCTTATCACTACGTAAGTGTGAAGGATTGATCAGTACTGAAATTTCGTAATCTACTCATGCTCAAATACTGAGAAAATATTATGAGAGACCACTTGCATAATGAAAAAGGCAAGTTTTACTGGAAAATCCTCCTGAAATTGATGATATATGGTACTTGTTCAACAGTACTATTCACGGCTAGTATCGTAATTGTTAAATCCCTGTTTTTCTACTTTAATTCTATTACCAAGTCTAGTTATCCTACTTCAGTTCCTTGGATAGACAGCCAGTATGAATGTGAGTATACAGGTAGGACTTGGAATGAAAATCAGTGTTGGGATAAAGAACAAAGTCCTTGGTTTTGAATACCTTGCTTCTATAGTTAACTGGATTGTCGCCAATGTATTGGTATTTCCACATTATCAGGTAAGCGAGTCGTGCGATCGCCTATGGCAATACTAACTTGTTGAGGTTTTAAATTTTTGACTCCTGTGAGAATTGCTCCGGCTAATTTAACATCACAAAAGTTAGTATCAGATAGGTTAGCCCCTACGAGATTGCACTGAGAAAGATTGGCTTGATAGAGGCTGGCTCTTTGTAAATTTGCTCCCATCAAATTGGCTTTACACAAATCTGCTTCCGTCAAACTGGCCTCAGTGAAGTCAGCAAATAACATCTCTGTTTGTTGTAACTTAGCTGCATTTAAATTCGCTTCAGCAAGATTAGCACCGTTGAGATTTGCACCCTGTAAATTTGCGCCAATGAGACCACAAAGATATAAGTTAGCCTTACCAAGTTTGGCTCCTTGTAGGTTAGCTAAGAACAGCTTTGCACCAGAAAGATTAGCCAATTTCAATATTGCGTGTTGCAAATTGACTTTATAAAGATTAGCACCTGGCAAGTTAGCTGCACGCAGACTTGCACCCATAAGATTAGCACCGCGTAAATTTGCACCACCAAGTTCCGCACGATTCAAATTTGCGCCTTGTATGTTTGCACCTTGCAAATTTGCTTTCAAAAAATTAGCCTCAAACAGAATAGAACCAGCCAGTTCTGCACCCTCAAGATTTGCTCCACTGAAATCACAACCCCGCAAATCTGCTCCGCGAAAATCACAACCCCGTAAGTCCGCTCGTTGTAAATTTGCTCCCAATAGTTCTACTCGCCTGAGATTAATATTACGCAAATCAAGTCGTTTATCTCCCTCCTCTTGTAAGTAGTTACGTCTACCCACAACCGTCAGAGCCACTTGAATATCCCTACGGATTTTTGGTGATTCTTCATGAACATTCAAGCGCAACTGTGTTGTTCGGCGCTCGCCTTGCTTATACCGACCCAGGGGGGTTAGCTGTGATTCATCTTCCTTTTGCTCTTGTTCTTCTCGAACAGAAGCATTCTCTCGAATAAATGCTGTCAGAATTTCGATAACTGTCCAGTGTTCTTGGGGAAAATCTTGGGCGACTTTTTCTAACACATAAATTGCCCCTGTGCGGGTTTCAATTTTGTCGTGTCCAAGCTGGGTAACAGCAGTCATCAGACGTTCTGAAATTAATCTATCTTCAGATAGTTTGGCATTTTGAATGCTGATTTCTAAATTTTTTTCAGCAGCCAAAGCACTTTTAATAATGACATCTACGCGCTTGGCTGCATAGTAAGCATTAATCATTACACCCAAGCCCAAAAAAATGATGGCAGTAATTGTTAGTGCTTGATTTCTAGATTGTAATTTTTGCTGTATGGTCAACCCTTGAGGATTGGAAGATGCAAATAAAATCACAGCTATAGTAACGGCAAATATCACGGTTATGCCAATCAACCAACGCCATAATTTGTCTGTCTTATTAGCAGGCATAATCGTATCATTCCTTACCACACACAATTAATACTCATGTGTTTTTCAGAAAATAATACACCATTTAAATCTAAATTTAAATATGGTACTGAGTGCATTAATTGATGCGTTGATAAGTAGAGGAATGGGTAATTTAATAATTATTTAAGAATTTAGAAGTCAGAATCCCGTTGAGAATGAGAAAGTAAAGAATTTACATCTGATTCATTCTGATATATTGATTCTGGATGGAAAATGTTTACAGAATTATTATCTATTAGAAGTGTCGGCCGTAGTAAATTTTGCTTCTCGTAGATTTGCCCCGTTAAATATTGCCTCATGTAAAATTACTTCCTGTAAATTAGCTAAATATAAATTTGCTCCTGCCAAATTTGCCCCCGTGAGATTTGCACCGACTAGGTTTGCAGCACTAAGGATGGAGCCAGATAAATTTGCCCCAGCTAAGTTAGCACCAGAAAGGTTGGCGGCGGTTAAAATTGCCCCACAGAGATTGGCTTGTAATAAATTTGCACCAGCGAGATTAACACGATAGAGATTCGCGTTTTCTAGATTGGCTTTGCTGAGATTCGCTCCCGCTATATCGATATGGCTCAAATCTAATTGTTGATTTTCTGGGTCTTGCGTTGTATCCCTATGAGCAATCACAGTTAAAGCAGCTTGAATTTCTGCATCAATTGATGATGTTAGCTGTGCGGACGAGATATTATTAGCACAATTGTGGATAAAATTACTGAGAACTTCCATGATTAGCCAGTGCTGTTTTGGATAATCATGGGCTATTTGCTTTAACTCATAAATGGCTTTGAGCCTGGTTTCTATTGTTTGATTGTGGTGCAAGTCTCTTATAGCTTCTTGTAAGCGTTGGGTGATGCTATTCCGCTCACCACAGGCGATCTTTTTTTGACCAGAAAAAACTATCCTATCAATGAGATTCTCTATTAAATTGTTGTGTTGTATCTTTCCTGCAACTGTACGATAAACATTAAAAATCATGGTTAACATAATTAAAGATAATATTTAATATCCATCATGAACGGCGGACACCAGGACAGATGAAAAAACCCGTCTTTATTTCCCTAAGTTCCCTGCGGGACGATTATCCGTAGCTTGCTTCGCTGCCTGCCCAGCTTTACGGCCAACTAACCCTGCCTTTTTTCAGTTAGAAACCACCTGCTATTTTGCATATATTTTTTGATTTTTAATATTCGTAAATATAATTATAATTATCGAAAATACAGAACAAATATTACTTCTTCTGGCAGAAGATATCAATTACAAAAGCATCTGTTACTATAAATGAAATATGTACTAATATGTTTTTTTACTTTAACAAATGCTGCAAAATTTACAGCCACTTACGCATAATTTAGTACTAATTGGTGGAGGTCATACTCATGCTATTGTACTCAGAATGTTTGGCATGAAACCTCTATCTGGAGTACGTTTAACTTTAATTACTCCGTCCGTTGAAACACCATACTCTGGAATGTTACCAGGACATATTAGCGGTGTTTACAACCATGATGAATGCCATATTAACTTGCAAAGATTAGCTAACTTTGCTCAAGCGCAATTGTATATTGATACAGCAGTTGACCTGGATTTGAAAAACTACAAGGTGATTTGTGCTAGTCATCAGGCAGTAGATTTCGACTTGCTGTCTATCGATATTGGAAGCACTCCAGCCACAATGTCTGTATCCGGTGCAGCAGAATATGCAGTTCCGGCTAAACCAGTGTCGCAATTACTAGAACATTGGTATCAGATGCTAGATAGTGTAGTTCAAAAACCGCAAATCAACAGGAGTATTGCGATCGCCGGCGGTGGTGCAGGTGGTGTAGAATTGGCACTATCAATGCAGGCGCATCTACACCGCATCTTCAAACAAGCCCAACAACCCCTAAGTAATCTGGAAATTCATTTATTTCATCGCCAAGCCGAACTGATGTCCCATCATCACCCATCAGTGCAACGTCAAGTCAAACAAGTTCTCATGGCACGGGGTGTTAAGCTTCACTTGAAGGAAACAGTTTCTCACATTGCACCCTCTACCGACACCCAAGACGAAGAACTATTAGAAGTTCAATGTGAATCTGGCATCAAAGTAAATTGCCATAAAATTTTTTGGGTAACCCAAGCCTCAGCCCCCCAATGGTTAAAAGCCACAGGATTAGCCACCGATGAGAGGGGCTTTATTTTAGTTGAGGACACATTACAATCGCCCACACACCCAGAGGTATTTGCAGCTGGTGACATCGCCACAATGATTCATCATCCCCGCCCAAAAGCAGGGGTATTTGCTGTACGCCAAGGTAAACCCTTATTCGACAACCTCAGGCGGAAATTAAGGGGACAACCGCTCAAACCCTACAAACCACAGCAACAATATTTAAGTTTAATTGGTACAGGTGACAAACGAGCGATCGCTACCAAAGGTTGTATCACTTTACCACCCCATCAATTATGCTGGCAATGGAAGGACTGGCTTGACCGTCGCTTTATGCAGCAATTCCCATGAGAAAATTCCACAACTGACGCATCAAGGTTTGGAGAAGGGTATAGGGGTGTAGGGGTGTAGGGGAGCCAGTTGCGTGGGCGGGTTTCCCGACTTGAGCAAACTGGCGTGTATAAATGTTTGAAACCCTTACATCCTTACACCCGGTCTCAACAGAAAATCTGAGTGCGTAAGTCCTACATATAAGACAAGGTTTAAAATGGCTGATATGAGAGCCAAAATTGAAAATCAAGTCCTATTTCTGCATCATGAAGACTTACCAGAGTTTAAAAAAGGCGGTTCTGTAGTTAGAAACTCCTATTTTTGGGCGCTACGTTCAATTGCTGGTAGAGCCTCCCGTTATCGTGACTGGGAATATGAGCCAGAAGTGTGGCTAGCACTAGCGCGAATGCTGTTGTCTTTCTCCGAGTCGGGATATTTGGGTTATCGAGAAACTATATTAGAGTTTCCTTTATCACAAGGGGAAATTCCTGATTTATTACGAGATGTCGCTACCTGGGAATAAGGAGAACAGCGTAAATATAGAGGTTTGCAGTTGAGTCCAATATAGACCCAACCCTCAACCTCTTCCTTACACAGCTTTAAAGCCTCTCGCCTTGTAGGAGATAAGTTTGCAGAGAAGTTAAATACTAGAACTTAAACCCAAGCGAAAAGTAAACCCAGGACTATAAATACGATTCACTCGCTCATATTGTTCACCTAGTAAATTTTCTAAGTAAACTGTTAGTCCTAAAGTACGAGTTAAGGGGATGCGACCACTCAAATCTAAATTGACAAAAGATGAGACGAAATCTGTAGTTGTCTCACCTGGTCGGTTGAAAAAGGCTCTACGAGCGCCACTATTGTAGGTAACATACAAATTAGCCTGCCAACCTGAGTTTTGATAACCTACACCAGTTTGCAATACAGAATAGGGAATCATCCCCAACTGTAAACCTCTTTCTGAACCTGTCTTAATTTGGGCATCTGTATAAGTGTAGTTGAGAAAAGTTGACCAGTTATTAGCAACTTTTAATTGCAGTGCGGCTTCTAAACCATTGGTATCGACTAAGCCAATATTTGCCCATCTTCCAGCCACAATTCCTAAGCGATTATTCAGACTGCTGCCAAAATAGGTAAACTGTCCTGTTAAATTATCAGCAAGCTTGACATCTACCCCCGCAGTCCAAGAGGAACCTGTTTCCGGCTCTAAATCGGGGTTTGGTTCCCAACCATGAACTGTATCATAAACGTACAACTGGTCTAAACCTGGGTTGCGCTGTCCTCCAGCCCAACTACCACGCATAGCAATTAATGGTGTAATGTCGTAACGTAAGCCCACACTAGGGTTAAGATAATTGCCAAACTGACCATCAAAACTTTGTCTCAGTCCTAAATCTAACTGAAAACTATTGCTCAGATTCCATGTATTCACAGCAAATAAAGCTGTATTTAATACATTTCTATTTTCAGATTCGTTAAAAGCCGTCCGATTCGGACTAGAGCTTAAAACATCACCACTTAAATCAGTATTTTTTAAATCTAGTCCCCAACGCAATTTATTATTTGGGGAAATTTTCCAATCATGATCAATCCTACCAGTGAATTGTTGTGTATCTAAAACACCAGTGCGATAAAATTCTCTACCTGCAAAAACTGTAGGGCCATAGGTGCTGAAATAATTTTGGTTATAACCAAAGGTAGTGGTCAGGTTGGAGTTATCGCCATTCCCAAGGCGAGTTTTCCAAGATAAACCAATATTTAAACCATCATGGTCTAATCTATCTCTTTGTAGGGGAAATCCGAAATAAACTAAGCCTCTACGACTACTGAGTTTAGTAATATCTAAACTTAACGAGTTTCTTTGATCTAAATCTAAGCCAATATTGCCAAAGTAGGTGCTAGTAGAGGTATCTGCATTCGATAAAAACCCTTGGGAGTCACGATTGGCTGCACCTACAGGCACACGATAACGGTTATCAACAAAATATCTCTCAAAGCTAAAATTATAATTTGCCGCACCAACTGAACCACTATAACTAAACTGTTGATTATTCAGATTGAGTGAGCCAAATTCTAAACTACTCGTCAATTTAGGTTGTGCAAAACCTTTTTTGGTGATGATATTCACCACTCCCCCAAAAGCAGAGGAACCATATAAAGCAGAGGTCACGCCGCTAGATAATTCGACACGCTCAATAGATTCTACAGGAATACTATTAAGGTCAGTTGCACCATGATATGTGTTGACATCATTGTTAATTGGTCTGCCATTGATGAGGAATACAGACTGATTAATTGAGGCTCCCCGGTAATAAGTACCCGTGTGTATATCTGCACCATGACCAACATCATTAATAGCAAAACCAGGCATTCTTTTTAATACATCAGCGACACTGGTAGCGCCTTGTTTTTGAATTTCTTCTTGGTCAATAACGTAAGTGGGAGTAGATACTGGCAGAGTTTCTGGTTCGGCGATCGCTTC contains:
- the acsF gene encoding magnesium-protoporphyrin IX monomethyl ester (oxidative) cyclase; amino-acid sequence: MVDSLKKPGFEEIRPGVKVPAKETLLTPRFYTTDFDEMARMDISVNEDELLAILEEFRTDYNRHHFVRDAEFEKSWDHIDGDTRRLFVEFLERSCTAEFSGFLLYKELGRRLKDKSPVLAECFNLMSRDEARHAGFLNKAMSDFNLSLDLGFLTKSRNYTFFKPKFIFYATYLSEKIGYWRYITIYRHLEAHPEDRIYPIFRFFENWCQDENRHGDFFDAIMKSQPQMLNDWKAKLWSRFFLLSVFATMYLNDIQRKDFYASIGLDARDYDIYVIKKTNETAGRVFPVILDVDSPEFYERLDICVENSEKLSAIASSNTPKFLQFFQKLPVLASTGWQLLRLYLMKPIDAVSAQGAAR
- a CDS encoding ATP-grasp domain-containing protein: MLILLWGLPEDSPLAAVYSELISLGIPTILLNQRDILATEIELFVGESVQGVLRTPQQTIDLSAVTAAYIRPYDSRRLPQIEQAGIHSLAWQQAIAIDDTLLCWSEITPALVINRPAAMAPNGSKPYQLEQIRQLGFQIPATLVTTDPKAVQAFWQQHGNIIYKSISGIRSKVSRLNPEHLERLANVSWCPTQFQQYIPGRDYRVHVVGTEVFASEVISPADDYRYVAQNEESTVIRPGEIPQEVEAKCLVLAQAINLPLCGIDLRQTPEGEWYCFEVNPSPGFTYYEYATSQPISRAIAHLLAAGKIDTAITEKHGSKLPKITVSNT
- a CDS encoding pentapeptide repeat-containing protein, which translates into the protein MPANKTDKLWRWLIGITVIFAVTIAVILFASSNPQGLTIQQKLQSRNQALTITAIIFLGLGVMINAYYAAKRVDVIIKSALAAEKNLEISIQNAKLSEDRLISERLMTAVTQLGHDKIETRTGAIYVLEKVAQDFPQEHWTVIEILTAFIRENASVREEQEQKEDESQLTPLGRYKQGERRTTQLRLNVHEESPKIRRDIQVALTVVGRRNYLQEEGDKRLDLRNINLRRVELLGANLQRADLRGCDFRGADLRGCDFSGANLEGAELAGSILFEANFLKANLQGANIQGANLNRAELGGANLRGANLMGASLRAANLPGANLYKVNLQHAILKLANLSGAKLFLANLQGAKLGKANLYLCGLIGANLQGANLNGANLAEANLNAAKLQQTEMLFADFTEASLTEADLCKANLMGANLQRASLYQANLSQCNLVGANLSDTNFCDVKLAGAILTGVKNLKPQQVSIAIGDRTTRLPDNVEIPIHWRQSS
- a CDS encoding pentapeptide repeat-containing protein, which codes for MLTMIFNVYRTVAGKIQHNNLIENLIDRIVFSGQKKIACGERNSITQRLQEAIRDLHHNQTIETRLKAIYELKQIAHDYPKQHWLIMEVLSNFIHNCANNISSAQLTSSIDAEIQAALTVIAHRDTTQDPENQQLDLSHIDIAGANLSKANLENANLYRVNLAGANLLQANLCGAILTAANLSGANLAGANLSGSILSAANLVGANLTGANLAGANLYLANLQEVILHEAIFNGANLREAKFTTADTSNR
- a CDS encoding FAD-dependent oxidoreductase, with the protein product MLQNLQPLTHNLVLIGGGHTHAIVLRMFGMKPLSGVRLTLITPSVETPYSGMLPGHISGVYNHDECHINLQRLANFAQAQLYIDTAVDLDLKNYKVICASHQAVDFDLLSIDIGSTPATMSVSGAAEYAVPAKPVSQLLEHWYQMLDSVVQKPQINRSIAIAGGGAGGVELALSMQAHLHRIFKQAQQPLSNLEIHLFHRQAELMSHHHPSVQRQVKQVLMARGVKLHLKETVSHIAPSTDTQDEELLEVQCESGIKVNCHKIFWVTQASAPQWLKATGLATDERGFILVEDTLQSPTHPEVFAAGDIATMIHHPRPKAGVFAVRQGKPLFDNLRRKLRGQPLKPYKPQQQYLSLIGTGDKRAIATKGCITLPPHQLCWQWKDWLDRRFMQQFP
- a CDS encoding TonB-dependent receptor plug domain-containing protein, with the translated sequence MKKSFFWLPVAFPSLFLAFPALGSDTEITQTVDNSDIPYLSEIELPTTNAELLTQSTPGELNSDSEPKEQPEIEETSSDDADITIEAIAEPETLPVSTPTYVIDQEEIQKQGATSVADVLKRMPGFAINDVGHGADIHTGTYYRGASINQSVFLINGRPINNDVNTYHGATDLNSIPVESIERVELSSGVTSALYGSSAFGGVVNIITKKGFAQPKLTSSLEFGSLNLNNQQFSYSGSVGAANYNFSFERYFVDNRYRVPVGAANRDSQGFLSNADTSTSTYFGNIGLDLDQRNSLSLDITKLSSRRGLVYFGFPLQRDRLDHDGLNIGLSWKTRLGNGDNSNLTTTFGYNQNYFSTYGPTVFAGREFYRTGVLDTQQFTGRIDHDWKISPNNKLRWGLDLKNTDLSGDVLSSSPNRTAFNESENRNVLNTALFAVNTWNLSNSFQLDLGLRQSFDGQFGNYLNPSVGLRYDITPLIAMRGSWAGGQRNPGLDQLYVYDTVHGWEPNPDLEPETGSSWTAGVDVKLADNLTGQFTYFGSSLNNRLGIVAGRWANIGLVDTNGLEAALQLKVANNWSTFLNYTYTDAQIKTGSERGLQLGMIPYSVLQTGVGYQNSGWQANLYVTYNSGARRAFFNRPGETTTDFVSSFVNLDLSGRIPLTRTLGLTVYLENLLGEQYERVNRIYSPGFTFRLGLSSSI